The following is a genomic window from bacterium.
TACGGTCTGCGTGAGCCGGCGGTCGAGGAAGTCCCCGAGGAGCTGGCCGAGACGGCCGCAGACGAGTCGGACGGGTTCGACGAGCTCGCGTCCGCGACCGAACGCGCGGCCATCGAGGAGGTTCGGCGGGCATGACGGGCGATCCCGGAAGCGGAGCCTTCATCGACGACGGCCAGGGCGACGTCATCGCGCTGCCGGGATTCGCGACGGATCCCGCCGGCATCCTGCGGCGACGCTGGAAGTGGATGCTCGCGGTGATCGTGCTCGGCCTCGCCGGCTGCGCGGCGTTCGTCTACACCCAGGAGCCGTCGTTCACCTCCCGCGCCACCGTGATGGTCTCGAGCCAGCGGATCTCGGAGCAGTTCGTCACTTCCACGGTCGAGACCGACCAGCTGGAGAAGGTGAGTGCGATCGTCGGCGAGCTTCTGTCTCGCAACAAGCTGGCCGCGCTGATCGAGAAGTTCGGGATCTACGAACCCGACGAGGAGAACGGGGAAGAGGAGCTCACCCTCGCCGAGAAGGTCGCTCTGCTCCGCTCGAAGATCCGCATCGCGCCGGACTACTCGAACGCTCCGGTCATCGGAGCGAACAGCACGTCCACCGTATTCGAAGTCGTGTTCACGGGGTCGGATCCGCAGACCGCGGCGGCCGTCGCGAACGAGCTCGCCATGGGCTTCACGGACATCCACCTGCGTCTCCGCAGCCGCCAGGCGAGACTCACGACCGAGTTCCTGCGGCGCGAGCTCGAGCGCGTGGAAGTCGAGCTCTTGCGCCAGGAGCGAGCGATCACCGAGTTCAAGCAGGCCCACCGCGGCGAGCTCCCGAGCGAGCTCGCGACGGCCCTCGGACGGCTCGACCGAATGCAGAGCGAACGACAATCGCTCGCGCTGCAGGTCGCCGAGGCCGAGAGTCGACTGGTGAGCCTGCGCGAGAGCGGGAACGACGTCGCACCGGATTCGCCGGAAGCCCTGCTGCGAACGCTGAAGAACCGGGAGAAGGAGCAGCTGGCGCTCTACACCCCGGATCATCCGAATCTCGTGTCGCTTCGGAACCAGATCGCGTCCGTCGAGGCGCAGATCGCGGAGCGGTCCGAGGCCGCGGACGACGAAGTCGAGGACGTTTCGCTTCCGGCCGCGGCCGCGCGGCTGACGATCACCGAGCTCCGCCGACAGCTGTCGGAGACGATCGCCGAGATCGAGGAGCTCGATCGTCGCGTGGCCCTCGTCCCGGTGCGCGAGGAAGAGCTCACCGGCATGGAGCAGCGCGCGCAGATCCTGCGCGAGGACCACCAGGAGTTCCTGCGCAAGGTGAATCAGGCGAAGCTGGCGCAGGCCGTCGAGTCCGCCCAGCAGGGCGAACGCGCGACGATCCTCGACTCGGCCGTGCCGCCGAACGAGCCGGACACCAAGGTCATCCTCTACGTGATCGTGCTGATCGTCGCGACCTTCGGTGGCTCGGTCGCCATCGCGATCCTTCTCGAGCTCGTCGACTCGGTCATCGTCTCGGCGAGCGAGATCGAGGCGTCGTATCGGGTGCCGGTGGTCGGCTCGATCTCGCGGCTCGGATAGGCCGCGTTCCGGGCGACCCGATCGTGACGGATGGGATGCAGCGGGAGGTCGGGCCGGAGACGGCTCTGTGGGATCGCGCGGC
Proteins encoded in this region:
- a CDS encoding Wzz/FepE/Etk N-terminal domain-containing protein, with protein sequence MTGDPGSGAFIDDGQGDVIALPGFATDPAGILRRRWKWMLAVIVLGLAGCAAFVYTQEPSFTSRATVMVSSQRISEQFVTSTVETDQLEKVSAIVGELLSRNKLAALIEKFGIYEPDEENGEEELTLAEKVALLRSKIRIAPDYSNAPVIGANSTSTVFEVVFTGSDPQTAAAVANELAMGFTDIHLRLRSRQARLTTEFLRRELERVEVELLRQERAITEFKQAHRGELPSELATALGRLDRMQSERQSLALQVAEAESRLVSLRESGNDVAPDSPEALLRTLKNREKEQLALYTPDHPNLVSLRNQIASVEAQIAERSEAADDEVEDVSLPAAAARLTITELRRQLSETIAEIEELDRRVALVPVREEELTGMEQRAQILREDHQEFLRKVNQAKLAQAVESAQQGERATILDSAVPPNEPDTKVILYVIVLIVATFGGSVAIAILLELVDSVIVSASEIEASYRVPVVGSISRLG